One Malus sylvestris chromosome 14, drMalSylv7.2, whole genome shotgun sequence DNA segment encodes these proteins:
- the LOC126598341 gene encoding transcription factor PRE6-like: MSSRRSSSSSRTSKPSDDEIKELISKLQPLLPQLHHTRNAPVSASSILEETCSYIKRLHREVEDLSQRISQLLDSAGISDVDEELIRRLLQH; this comes from the exons ATGTCAAGCAgaagatcatcatcatcatcaagaaCTTCTAAACCCTCAGATGATGAGATTAAGGAGCTCATCTCAAAATTACAACCTCTTCTTCCTCAGCTTCATCATACGCGTAATGCTCCG GTATCGGCATCGAGCATTTTGGAAGAAACTTGCAGTTACATAAAGAGGCTGCATAGGGAGGTGGAAGATCTGAGCCAAAGAATATCTCAACTCCTGGATTCTGCAGGCATCTCTGATGTTGATGAAGAGCTTATTAGAAGACTTTTGCAGCATTAA